Proteins encoded within one genomic window of Desulfonatronospira thiodismutans ASO3-1:
- a CDS encoding ATP-binding protein, producing the protein MSIFIGRKKEIQFLEDEFAQDRASLVILYGRRRIGKTTLIKQFIQEKNAFYFVATEESERENRRNFQHAVSDFTHNTLLKKDVLLEWDEIFSVLNEHQPEKKKIIAIDEFQYLGKARTSFPSIFQRIWDQMLAGSRSMVILCGSLVGMMVEQALSYSSPLYGRRTGQIRLDQISYQDYGLFFKHPERINLIEYYAVTGGVPRYIELFTPATDIFQAIERNILSRQSFLFEEPVFLLEKEFGETGTYFSLVKTIAAGNRKLGRISSALGMNQSGLTKYLKTLQELDLIVREVPITEKNPEKSKKGQYRITDNFISFWFRFVHPYRSYLEIENTEVVIKKIKDQFRSSHVSFVYEDICRQWLMQKGLVKSPHIQLIQAGRWWDKDVEIDLLGVTENREHAVFCECKYTAAPVDADVYRQLMEKAKNVFLPDGSEKHYVFFSQSGFTEAMMNLARSQENVHLASIS; encoded by the coding sequence ATGTCAATTTTTATTGGTAGAAAGAAAGAGATTCAATTCCTTGAGGATGAGTTCGCTCAGGACAGGGCCTCGCTGGTAATCCTTTATGGTCGCAGAAGGATAGGCAAAACCACCCTGATCAAACAATTCATTCAGGAAAAAAACGCTTTTTATTTTGTGGCTACAGAGGAATCAGAACGGGAAAACAGGAGAAACTTTCAACACGCAGTCTCGGATTTCACACATAACACCTTACTAAAAAAAGATGTCCTTCTGGAATGGGATGAAATCTTTTCCGTGCTTAATGAGCACCAGCCGGAAAAAAAGAAAATCATTGCCATTGATGAATTTCAATACCTGGGCAAGGCCCGGACATCTTTTCCTTCCATTTTCCAGAGAATCTGGGATCAGATGCTGGCCGGATCCAGGTCCATGGTCATCCTCTGCGGCTCTCTCGTGGGCATGATGGTGGAGCAGGCTCTCTCCTATTCCAGTCCCCTGTATGGAAGACGGACCGGACAGATCAGGCTGGATCAGATTTCATATCAGGATTATGGACTCTTTTTCAAGCACCCTGAGCGCATCAACCTCATCGAATACTATGCTGTGACCGGAGGGGTGCCCAGATATATTGAACTGTTTACACCAGCCACGGATATCTTCCAGGCCATAGAAAGAAATATTCTGTCCAGGCAGAGCTTTTTATTTGAAGAGCCGGTTTTTTTACTGGAAAAAGAATTCGGCGAAACAGGTACTTACTTTTCCCTGGTCAAAACCATTGCAGCCGGCAACAGAAAGCTGGGCAGGATCTCCTCCGCCCTGGGCATGAATCAGTCCGGGCTGACAAAATATCTCAAAACCCTGCAGGAACTGGATCTCATTGTCAGAGAAGTTCCCATCACTGAAAAGAATCCGGAAAAAAGCAAAAAAGGCCAGTATCGAATTACAGACAATTTCATCAGTTTCTGGTTCAGGTTCGTCCATCCTTATAGAAGCTACCTGGAGATTGAGAACACTGAAGTAGTTATTAAAAAGATCAAAGATCAATTCAGGTCAAGTCATGTCAGTTTTGTGTACGAAGACATATGCAGGCAGTGGCTTATGCAGAAGGGGCTTGTCAAATCGCCGCATATTCAGCTGATCCAGGCAGGCAGATGGTGGGACAAGGATGTGGAGATAGATCTTCTGGGCGTCACTGAGAACCGGGAGCATGCTGTATTCTGTGAGTGCAAGTATACTGCCGCACCTGTGGATGCGGATGTTTACCGGCAATTGATGGAAAAGGCAAAAAACGTTTTTTTGCCGGACGGCTCTGAAAAACACTATGTTTTCTTCAGCCAGTCCGGATTTACCGAAGCCATGATGAACCTGGCCCGAAGTCAGGAAAACGTGCACCTGGCGTCCATTTCCTGA